From a region of the Pan paniscus chromosome 19, NHGRI_mPanPan1-v2.0_pri, whole genome shotgun sequence genome:
- the LOC117978167 gene encoding ATP-sensitive inward rectifier potassium channel 12-like: MTRWKSLKAPGPHKSSPCQLVASRRRLSSPALAASFWRVQESGAEPPSQHSLRGPPCRRLPTSRPRQKQCPPFRPCVPAPQRHGAALPGASLGASQGPPTPGMTAASRANPYSIVSSEEDGLHLVTMSGANGFGNGKVHTRRRCRNRFVKKNGQCNIEFANMDEKSQRYLADMFTTCVDIRWRYMLLIFSLAFLASWLLFGVIFWVIAVAHGDLEPAEGRGRTPCVMQVHGFMAAFLFSIETQTTIGYGLRCVTEECPVAVFMVVAQSIVGCIIDSFMIGAIMAKMARPKKRAHTLLFSHNAVVALRDGKLCLMWRVGNLRKSHIVEAHVRVQLIKPRVTEEGEYIPLDQIDINVGFDKGLDRIFLVSPITILHEIDEASPLFGISRQDLETDDFEIVVILEGMVEATAMTTQARSSYLANEILWGHRFEPVLFEEKNQYKIDYSHFHKTYEVPSTPRCSAKDLVENKFLLPSANSFCYENELAFLSRDEEDEADGDQDGRSRDGLSPQARHDFDRLQAGGGVLEQRPYRRGSEI; the protein is encoded by the exons ATGACCCGCTGGAAGTCCCTCAAGGCCCCTGGGCCACACAAATCCAGCCCCTGTCAGCTGGTGGCCTCACGCCGGCGTCTGAGTTCCCCGGCCCTGGCTGCTTCCTTCTGGAGGGTCCAGGAATCTGGGGCTGAGCCCCCTTCCCAGCACAGCCTCAGGGGTCCCCCCTGCCGCCGGCTCCCTACCTCCAGGCCCAGGCAGAAGCAGTGTCCACCATTCCGGCCCTGCGTCCCAGCTCCTCAGCGTCATG GAGCCGCCCTGCCTGGAGCTAGCCTGGGGGCGAGCCAGGGTCCCCCAACCCCCGGGATGACCGCGGCCAGCCGGGCCAACCCCTACAGCATCGTGTCATCGGAGGAGGACGGGCTGCACCTGGTCACCATGTCGGGCGCCAACGGCTTCGGCAACGGCAAGGTGCACACGCGGCGCAGGTGCCGCAACCGCTTCGTCAAGAAGAATGGCCAGTGCAACATTGAGTTCGCCAACATGGACGAGAAGTCACAGCGCTACCTGGCTGACATGTTCACCACCTGTGTGGACATCCGCTGGCGGTACATGCTGCTCATCTTCTCGCTGGCCTTCCTTGCCTCCTGGCTGCTGTTCGGCGTCATCTTCTGGGTCATCGCGGTGGCACATGGTGACCTGGAGCCGGCTGAGGGCCGCGGCCGCACACCCTGTGTGATGCAGGTGCACGGCTTCATGGCGGCCTTCCTCTTCTCCATCGAGACGCAGACCACCATCGGCTACGGGCTGCGCTGTGTGACGGAGGAGTGCCCGGTGGCCGTCTTCATGGTGGTGGCCCAGTCCATCGTGGGCTGCATCATCGACTCCTTCATGATTGGTGCCATCATGGCCAAGATGGCAAGGCCCAAGAAGCGGGCACACACGCTGCTGTTCAGCCACAATGCCGTGGTGGCCCTGCGTgacggcaagctctgcctcatgTGGCGTGTGGGTAACCTGCGCAAGAGCCACATTGTGGAGGCCCATGTGCGCGTGCAGCTCATCAAGCCGCGGGTCACCGAGGAGGGCGAGTACATCCCGCTGGACCAGATCGACATCAATGTGGGCTTCGATAAGGGCCTGGACCGCATCTTTCTGGTGTCGCCCATCACCATCCTGCATGAGATTGATGAGGCCAGCCCGCTCTTCGGCATCAGCCGGCAGGACCTGGAGACGGACGACTTTGAGATCGTGGTCATCCTGGAAGGCATGGTGGAGGCCACAGCCATGACCACCCAGGCCCGCAGCTCCTACCTGGCCAATGAGATCCTGTGGGGTCACCGCTTTGAGCCCGTGCTCTTCGAGGAGAAGAACCAGTACAAGATTGACTACTCGCACTTCCACAAGACATATGAGGTGCCCTCTACGCCCCGCTGCAGCGCGAAGGATCTGGTAGAGAACAAGTTCCTGCTGCCCAGCGCCAACTCCTTCTGCTACGAGAACGAGCTGGCCTTCCTGAGCCGTGACGAGGAGGATGAGGCGGATGGAGACCAGGACGGCCGAAGCCGGGACGGCCTCAGCCCCCAGGCCAGGCATGACTTTGACAGACTCCAGGCTGGTGGCGGGGTCCTGGAGCAGCGGCCCTACAGACGGGGGTCAGAGATCTGA